The proteins below come from a single Ktedonobacterales bacterium genomic window:
- a CDS encoding IS607 family transposase, with translation GISYRTAFRWWKAGQIPGYQAPTGTIIVQEPKEPAAPAQRVAIYARVPSHEHQANLDRQAERLLSYCAAKGYQVSKVVKEIASGVNDSRPKLLALLEDQAITLMVVEHRDRLTRFGFRYLETLLREQGRTIEVVNQAENETEDLMADLTSILYSFTARLYGRRRAKRKTEALVKQLEAGEDADAIG, from the coding sequence GGCATCAGTTATCGGACGGCCTTTCGCTGGTGGAAAGCGGGCCAGATTCCCGGCTATCAGGCTCCGACCGGCACCATCATTGTGCAAGAGCCGAAAGAGCCAGCCGCGCCAGCGCAGCGGGTCGCCATCTATGCCCGCGTCCCGTCTCATGAGCATCAGGCGAACTTAGATCGGCAAGCGGAACGGTTGCTCTCGTACTGCGCTGCGAAGGGCTATCAGGTGAGCAAAGTCGTGAAAGAGATCGCCTCCGGCGTCAATGATAGCCGCCCCAAACTGCTGGCGCTCTTAGAGGACCAGGCCATCACCTTGATGGTGGTGGAACATCGGGACCGGCTCACCCGTTTTGGTTTCCGCTATCTGGAGACGCTTTTGCGGGAACAGGGCCGCACCATTGAAGTGGTCAATCAGGCAGAAAACGAGACCGAAGACCTCATGGCCGATCTCACCTCTATCCTCTATTCGTTCACCGCCCGTCTCTATGGGAGACGCCGGGCCAAACGCAAAACCGAAGCGCTGGTCAAACAGTTGGAAGCGGGGGAGGATGCCGATGCAATTGGTTGA